From the Hordeum vulgare subsp. vulgare chromosome 1H, MorexV3_pseudomolecules_assembly, whole genome shotgun sequence genome, the window GCAGAAGACTTAAAATATACAATACTTAAAGCACATCTAGATGAGCTTTAGCAGTACTATTTATGGATTACACATACATAACACTACAACTCTGCAATACTAGGTAAGTGTACTTTAATAAATTGAGAGAGATATATTACAATTCTCTTTTACTCAAAACAAAGTTTAGCAGTGGACCTTAGCACGTACTATTTCTCAAAGGCTATCAATAGCGTAattttggaattatatttatatgagAACAATAGTTCTGATTTATGTATGAATTAAACATAGTGAATTAAAGTTAAAGATTGGATTTATATCTTCTTAATTTCATTTTGTATCGATAGTATATAGTCAAGAATGACCAATGACACCGTAAAATGCCTTAGATCATCAATATGCATGGATTACTTAGATGCATCACCATGCATATATCTGGTAGTCAATTTTTGTTTTGAAGGTTACTCGGACACAGAGAAGTGGAGTTATGTTTGAATTAGCGGTTACTAGCGAAATTTGCGACGGCTAAAAGTGGCAACAAAACTGCATAGATGTCTTAGTACATGCGTGGATTATTTGGATCCATAAACATGCATGTATTCAGCACTAACGAAAAATAGGATTTATTGTAAAAAAAAGATCAAGTTATGACAAGCGCCCCTGAAATAGGTCATTTTAGAAATTCATATGAACATTACATCAGTTATTACAAAAAAATAAAGGGAATTGTAACATACACATTTGATAATATAATAAATATAATACAATATTTAGGGTATCATCAATCTAGCAAATATCTTACAACACCCACAATGAATCTATCAAAGAACATTTAAACGGAAGATGATCGATGATTCAAGCACATACATCCATCTtctttagagcatctacaaccgacaTCCTCATATCCTCCTCAAACGTCTACGGACACATCCGGTTAATGATCAAACataacagaaaaggaaaaaaagtaatCCAACTGAAACCTTCATATCATCCCTATACTATACCCTCGGGCTATCCGCGAACCCTCATATCGAGGACACATGTAGGGAGGATATAAAGTCTCGCGGACGCCCCTGATTAGTTCGCCACCTAGGACGCAGCCTACCCTGGACATATTTTCTCTTTCATTATTCATTCTTCTCTCTATGTCTTTTTATCACTAATCATGTGTAAGTGTGACCGCACATACGAGGGAAAAAGGGAAGAGTGTGGTTACATGGGCGAACAAATAGAGTCTTGAAATAGACATGCTTGGTCACTGACCCGTCGCGTCCGTGGATCTTTAGAAGGCCAAATTTAATAAGTCtggttagagatgctcttaccgGTCCAATATATACTTAACAGGTCGTCTTGACATAAAATACTATTATGAGAAGAAGAAAACAGAGAAGCACTTCAACCTTCAAAGAGGGTCTAAAAAGCCACATATTTTTATGAAACCAAAACTCACATGGCTCAACTTCTAGGCAAAGTACATAGGCTAAACATCAAATACTCATGGCAGGAAGAAAAGTAACGCTCTGTAAATCTAACTTGTACTACTACTCAAGTTTGTTGATAAATATGGTAGTAGTAGTATAATGAAACCAGCCGCCACCGCAAATCAGTTTTTTTGACTGCCGGCCCGCCAGCGCGCTACTCAGGATCAATCCGCGTACTCGGGCGATCCCTCTGTTGTTGGTCGTTTGTCCCACTCGCGCCGTGTGTGTACGTACGTATATAAGGTGGCCACGGTGCGATGCAATTCACGACCAACTGCGGCGTGTACTTCTTGAGCAGCTTCCTAGCGTCATCACTCATCAGCAGCAGGGATAGGGATGGCAGGGCTGGCCGGGGCCGGCGCCGGTGACCACCATGACGTTTTGACGGAGGCCGCGGATGCTGGTCGCGGCATGATGGAGGCGGCGGTGAGCAGCGTCCCGGCAGTGGCTGGGGTTCATGGTGAGTCGACGCCGGGGGACACGCCGTTGTcggtctccatcaacgtgccggCCTCTCGGTCCGGGCTCCACTCCGGCATAAAGGCTCGCACCAGCGTCGCCGGCGCCGTGCCAGATGACACGGAGGTTCAGCAGCCTCGGCTCCATGCGCAGCCAGAGGTGCCACGGAGCGACAGCACCCGCGAGAGGGACCGTCGGTTCGACCAATTCAAGACCTTCAACGGCGGCCTTGAGCGGCAGCTCTCTAGCCTTCGACGAGTGCCGGAGGATCCGTCGGTGGCTGACTCCGCTTCCAATAACTCCGACGACGACGTGCCCACGGCCGACCGCTACTTCGCCGCGCTCGAAGGCCCCGAGCTCGACACCCTTCGCGTATGTACCACACCTAACAAGTTCTTTTTTTCTATTAGCATATGTCAAAACCATGCATGGGTCATCGTCTCTAACAACGGCGGTGGATGCGCACAGCCGACGGAGGTGGCGGTGCTGCCCAAGGACGAGCAATGGCCGTTCCTTCTCCGGTTCCCAATCAGCGCGTTCGGCATGTGCCTCGGCGTGAACAGCCAGGCCATGTTGTGGAAGACGCTCGAGACGGAGCCTTCCATGGCGTTCCTGCACGTGCACCCCACCGCCAACTACGTCTTCTGGTGGGTCTCCGTCGCCCTCACCGTCGTCGTCTCCATCACCTACCTCCTCAAGGTCGTCTTCTACTACGAGGCCGTCCGCCGTGAGTTCCACCACCCAGTGCGAGTCAACTTCTTCTTCGCTCCATGGATCGCATGTCTCTTCCTCGTGAAGGGGGAGCCACGCCCGGTATGGGAGATCCACCACGTCGTCTACAACCTCCTCATGTTGCCCATCCTCTGTCTCGACCTCAAGATCTACGGCCAGTGGATGTCCAGTGGTGAGCGGCGCCTCTCCAAGGTAGCAAACCCATCCAACCACCTTGCCGTCGTCGGCAACTTTGTGGGCGCGCTGCTCGGCGCCAAGATGGGCCTCACTGAGCTACCCATCTTCTTCTTCGGCGTCGGGCTCGCGCACTACGCCGTTCTCTTCGTCACCCTATACCAGAGGCTCCCCACCAACGTGCAGCTCCCCAAGGAGCTCCACccagtcttcttcctcttcgtcgcaGCGCCGAGCGTCGCGTCCATGGCATGGGCGAGGATCTCTGGCGAGTTCAGCGATGCCGCCAAGCTCCTTTACTTCGTCTCCCTCTTCCTCTACGTGTCGCTCGTGGTGCGCATCAACCTCTTTACAGGGTTTAGGTTCTCGTTGGCATGGTGGGCGTACACATTCCCGATGACAAGCGTGGCCC encodes:
- the LOC123402821 gene encoding uncharacterized protein LOC123402821; this translates as MAGLAGAGAGDHHDVLTEAADAGRGMMEAAVSSVPAVAGVHGESTPGDTPLSVSINVPASRSGLHSGIKARTSVAGAVPDDTEVQQPRLHAQPEVPRSDSTRERDRRFDQFKTFNGGLERQLSSLRRVPEDPSVADSASNNSDDDVPTADRYFAALEGPELDTLRPTEVAVLPKDEQWPFLLRFPISAFGMCLGVNSQAMLWKTLETEPSMAFLHVHPTANYVFWWVSVALTVVVSITYLLKVVFYYEAVRREFHHPVRVNFFFAPWIACLFLVKGEPRPVWEIHHVVYNLLMLPILCLDLKIYGQWMSSGERRLSKVANPSNHLAVVGNFVGALLGAKMGLTELPIFFFGVGLAHYAVLFVTLYQRLPTNVQLPKELHPVFFLFVAAPSVASMAWARISGEFSDAAKLLYFVSLFLYVSLVVRINLFTGFRFSLAWWAYTFPMTSVALATALYASEVDNLLTRALAVGLSAIAVVTVTAVLATTVYHAFVRGDLFPNDVSIAITRQKPKFSNILTHIRSSGSDVKDLVLSIPNFNSNSKHSSSSSSRASNNTSECPVMAHMHGRGFDGRCTTGCRQGRRGRGVRGGGRGGSGAGRGERRGGRGVRGGSGAGRGERRGVRGGGRGGSGADRGERGAGRGERRGGKGMRGGGRDGQRGRGGGWGRSEETADDDALGEAGESCGATWSDRSAEEPTGAVSWRGVSTTTETTWGRSGGWAPDRARPEVEASGPGDVDAALPDPEAGSGVVAGGDRGAETSRGSLVARDPEGGASEAPPETGSGDVEGGGWGAEIDKDPLMRRDPEAGMSGIPAPFSAPAGGADPEADLAGRSAPFSAPAGSSVEAASGGEYAHIKS